From the Octadecabacter antarcticus 307 genome, one window contains:
- a CDS encoding tyrosine-type recombinase/integrase, producing MHIDRLPTWKNPKHGQQWLNTLRDYAFPKIGRMPIDSIGQPEVLMCLSPIWTDKHETARRLAQRIKTVLDVAKSKGFRSGENPVTAIKDAQFLPKVKAKVQHHDAMPWRDVPAFFAELNGRSATAAKALQFTILTASRTSEVLDMTWPEVDVEARLWTVPAARMKGGKEHRVPLTEDMLAILEPLKAMVSAYVFEGQKRHKPVSNMSMLMLLRRMGRDGFTVHGFRSSFRGLGRGGGKRTA from the coding sequence GTGCATATTGACCGTTTGCCGACGTGGAAAAACCCGAAACACGGCCAGCAATGGCTGAACACTTTGCGCGACTATGCCTTTCCCAAGATTGGCCGCATGCCGATTGATAGCATCGGCCAGCCTGAAGTGCTGATGTGCCTGTCGCCTATCTGGACGGATAAGCACGAAACGGCGCGGCGGCTGGCACAGCGCATCAAGACTGTTCTGGACGTGGCGAAGTCTAAGGGCTTTCGCTCAGGCGAAAATCCAGTGACAGCAATCAAGGACGCGCAGTTTTTGCCAAAAGTGAAGGCCAAGGTGCAACATCACGACGCGATGCCGTGGCGCGACGTGCCAGCGTTCTTTGCTGAACTGAACGGGCGCAGCGCGACGGCGGCGAAGGCGCTGCAATTCACAATCCTAACGGCCAGCCGCACGTCTGAGGTATTGGACATGACATGGCCTGAGGTTGATGTTGAGGCGCGTTTGTGGACCGTGCCAGCCGCGCGGATGAAAGGTGGCAAAGAACATCGCGTCCCACTTACGGAGGACATGCTGGCGATACTGGAACCGCTCAAAGCGATGGTGTCGGCCTATGTCTTTGAGGGGCAGAAACGCCACAAGCCGGTGTCGAATATGTCGATGCTGATGCTGTTGCGCCGTATGGGGCGCGATGGCTTCACCGTGCATGGTTTCCGCAGTTCGTTCAGGGGATTAGGCCGCGGAGGCGGCAAACGCACCGCGTGA
- a CDS encoding Arm DNA-binding domain-containing protein, which produces MVFIFAALSGKLTKKLVENLGAGRHGDGAGLYLVVDPSGALRYIVRVTFKGQKNRKGAPLRTDFGLGGADIVTLN; this is translated from the coding sequence GTGGTATTTATCTTTGCAGCACTGAGCGGCAAACTGACGAAGAAGCTGGTTGAGAACCTAGGGGCTGGTCGTCATGGCGATGGCGCGGGCCTTTATCTGGTTGTCGATCCCTCAGGGGCACTGCGTTATATTGTGCGGGTCACCTTCAAAGGCCAGAAGAACCGCAAGGGCGCGCCACTGCGCACTGACTTTGGTTTAGGCGGCGCAGATATTGTCACGCTCAACTAA
- a CDS encoding response regulator transcription factor, with product MTDAPLIAIVDDTREIRTLLQDALEDAGFQTVCFASATMFEQSMRSLTPQVCIVDLGLPDRDGLSLVNKLSSETNAAIMIISGRIALPDRIAGLELGADDYVTKPFELAEVVTRVKVLLRRRKPSPIDVPAAAIRLGNWTANLDQHALVSDTGETKRLSYAEVKILELFTSAPNRLITRDRLLSHLREDGSETYDRAIDVRISRLRNKLGDDPVNPKMIKTIYGAGYIFIAELT from the coding sequence ATGACCGATGCCCCTCTGATCGCAATTGTTGATGACACCCGCGAGATCCGGACATTGCTGCAAGACGCATTGGAGGACGCCGGATTTCAAACAGTTTGCTTTGCAAGTGCGACGATGTTCGAGCAATCGATGCGCTCACTCACACCGCAGGTCTGCATTGTCGATCTGGGGCTGCCAGATCGTGACGGCCTATCCCTAGTCAACAAATTATCGAGCGAAACAAACGCGGCAATCATGATTATTTCAGGGCGAATTGCCCTGCCCGACAGGATAGCGGGATTGGAGCTCGGGGCTGATGATTACGTCACTAAGCCGTTCGAGCTGGCCGAGGTTGTAACGCGTGTCAAAGTCCTGTTGCGCCGCCGCAAGCCCAGCCCCATAGACGTACCTGCCGCAGCGATCCGGTTAGGGAACTGGACAGCCAATCTTGATCAACACGCGTTGGTTTCGGACACGGGTGAGACAAAGCGATTGTCTTACGCCGAGGTCAAAATCCTTGAGCTTTTCACCAGCGCACCCAATCGACTAATCACCCGCGATCGCCTGCTTAGTCATTTGCGCGAAGACGGTTCGGAAACCTATGATCGCGCGATAGACGTAAGAATTTCTCGGCTACGCAACAAGCTCGGCGACGATCCCGTCAATCCAAAGATGATCAAAACGATCTATGGTGCTGGCTATATTTTTATAGCAGAGCTGACCTAA
- a CDS encoding tyrosine-type recombinase/integrase — MQFSAVLYPVFKAKRKGTINVNSQTDRSSTTRIVTRSACRRQWSLSAFKQRGGKTFQLRMTPNGKTKWITLGHYPELSLRDARMKSMLTRADILDPKTDVYKPPEIIGMPDLPEKNEAIPLFRDVAKVWFDRKVLGLSNGKHIQQNWNTLKTYVFPQLGALPIDQIKQRHLIAVFDPIWRIKHTTAKRTLGRVEEVFELAKLLEHIEINPASFKRQIAFGRVTIQTRHQPSLDRSRAPDLWQWILKHDVAEDVRQMLMVMLLTGKRTKEVRMVQWIDLELDQLIWTSQREHMKMRRAHRIPICKQLDVIFDNMSLLTGTSDAVFARPKNKLGVIDENCARLEFQKFYPNITEHGMRATFRTWLRKQNCYSQDLMETALSHEKDPMVNAYMRDDLLDERRPTMQNWADYVTGGAMPPRLQDQL; from the coding sequence GTGCAGTTCAGTGCCGTTTTGTACCCTGTTTTCAAAGCAAAACGGAAAGGAACAATCAATGTTAACAGTCAAACAGATCGAAGCAGCACAACACGGATCGTCACCAGATCGGCTTGCAGACGGCAATGGTCTTTATCTGCGTTTAAACAAAGGGGCGGAAAAACTTTCCAGCTCCGCATGACGCCCAACGGCAAAACTAAATGGATCACATTGGGTCATTACCCAGAGCTCTCATTGCGCGATGCGCGCATGAAATCGATGCTCACACGAGCTGATATTCTAGATCCAAAGACAGATGTTTATAAACCACCAGAAATCATAGGCATGCCCGACTTGCCTGAAAAAAACGAAGCCATACCCCTCTTCCGTGACGTTGCAAAGGTGTGGTTTGATCGAAAAGTGCTAGGGCTTTCAAACGGCAAACACATTCAGCAAAACTGGAACACACTGAAGACCTACGTTTTCCCACAGTTGGGCGCACTTCCAATTGATCAAATTAAGCAGCGCCATCTGATTGCTGTCTTTGACCCAATCTGGCGGATCAAGCACACAACAGCAAAGCGGACGCTGGGACGTGTGGAAGAGGTTTTCGAACTGGCCAAGTTGCTCGAACATATTGAAATCAATCCAGCGAGCTTCAAACGCCAGATCGCATTTGGCCGCGTCACGATTCAAACACGTCACCAACCGTCGTTGGATCGGTCACGTGCCCCCGATCTGTGGCAGTGGATACTAAAGCACGATGTTGCTGAGGACGTGCGCCAAATGCTGATGGTGATGCTCCTCACGGGCAAGCGAACAAAGGAAGTGCGGATGGTTCAATGGATCGATCTTGAACTGGATCAGCTCATTTGGACCAGTCAAAGGGAGCACATGAAAATGCGTCGCGCGCACCGCATTCCAATCTGCAAGCAACTTGATGTTATCTTTGATAATATGAGCTTGTTGACAGGTACGTCAGACGCAGTCTTTGCCCGACCGAAGAACAAGCTTGGTGTGATTGATGAGAATTGCGCTCGGTTAGAATTTCAAAAATTTTATCCAAATATCACTGAGCATGGAATGCGGGCAACATTTCGGACATGGCTCCGCAAGCAAAACTGCTATTCGCAAGACCTGATGGAAACGGCTTTATCCCATGAGAAAGATCCGATGGTAAACGCATATATGCGTGATGATCTTCTCGACGAACGGCGACCTACGATGCAAAATTGGGCCGATTACGTAACGGGCGGCGCTATGCCTCCTCGCCTACAAGACCAGCTCTAA